A stretch of the Streptomyces ortus genome encodes the following:
- a CDS encoding PP2C family protein-serine/threonine phosphatase yields the protein MIGRRAVEQRSPGSAGPRPDKQAGPYPRTRAVVRALPALLIVAGILYDALTPQYFTAAPFLSAASLIAAPLLSLGATVWTGVAGTAAMVLVSLRFTLDASGITEIATVAVVACLAVVINRLVSLGNARLASAHEIAEAAQRALLPEPAARTGGLDLAVRYVAAQTDALIGGDLYAVQDTPHGVRLVVGDVRGKGMGAVAAVAVVIGAFREAAEQESTLEAVAQRLERSLMREGVRRDSVEVFEGFITAVLAEIPHGAQRVRLVNRGHPGPLLLRCDGTVRTLAAAEPALPLGMGDLGAWPDRAQEEDFPAGSTLLFYTDGLSEARDGRGVFFDPVTRLSGREFAGPDALLAALVDEVLRYTGGGGTDDMALLAVRRP from the coding sequence GTGATCGGGCGTCGAGCGGTCGAGCAGCGGTCGCCGGGCTCCGCCGGGCCGCGGCCGGACAAGCAGGCCGGCCCGTACCCCCGTACCCGCGCGGTCGTCCGCGCGCTGCCGGCGCTGCTGATCGTCGCCGGAATCCTGTACGACGCACTCACCCCGCAGTACTTCACCGCCGCGCCCTTCCTCTCGGCCGCCTCACTCATCGCGGCCCCGCTGCTGTCGCTGGGCGCCACCGTCTGGACGGGTGTCGCGGGCACGGCGGCCATGGTCCTCGTCAGCCTGCGGTTCACCCTCGACGCGAGCGGGATCACCGAGATCGCGACCGTGGCCGTCGTGGCCTGCCTCGCCGTCGTCATCAACCGGCTCGTGAGCCTGGGCAACGCCCGGCTGGCCTCCGCCCACGAGATCGCCGAGGCCGCCCAACGGGCCCTACTGCCCGAACCGGCCGCGCGGACCGGCGGCCTCGACCTCGCGGTCCGGTACGTGGCGGCGCAGACCGACGCGCTCATCGGCGGCGACCTCTACGCCGTGCAGGACACCCCGCACGGCGTACGGCTCGTCGTGGGCGATGTGCGGGGGAAGGGCATGGGCGCGGTCGCCGCCGTGGCCGTCGTCATCGGAGCCTTCCGGGAGGCCGCCGAACAGGAGAGCACCCTGGAGGCGGTCGCCCAGCGGCTGGAGCGGTCGCTGATGCGCGAGGGCGTGCGGCGCGACAGCGTCGAGGTCTTCGAGGGCTTCATCACCGCCGTGCTCGCCGAGATCCCACACGGCGCCCAGCGCGTACGACTCGTCAACCGCGGCCATCCCGGGCCGCTCCTGCTGCGCTGCGACGGAACCGTACGCACGCTCGCCGCTGCGGAACCCGCGCTGCCGCTCGGGATGGGCGACCTGGGCGCGTGGCCCGACCGCGCGCAGGAGGAGGACTTCCCGGCCGGGTCCACGCTGCTCTTCTACACGGACGGACTGTCCGAGGCCCGGGACGGGCGGGGGGTCTTCTTCGACCCGGTGACGCGGCTGTCGGGGCGGGAGTTCGCCGGGCCCGACGCGCTGCTCGCCGCGCTGGTGGACGAGGTGCTGCGGTACACCGGGGGCGGCGGTACGGACGACATGGCGCTGCTCGCCGTGCGACGGCCGTGA